In Candidatus Eremiobacterota bacterium, a single genomic region encodes these proteins:
- a CDS encoding type II toxin-antitoxin system HicA family toxin, whose translation MNRVRRLRERVVNTKNNCSFEDLSALLQALGFSVRQPRRGGSHYTFKHTIYTITVPYARPVKRCYVREVLEIVAPLIASSQENGDSEGHQ comes from the coding sequence GTGAATCGAGTACGCCGGCTCCGCGAGCGCGTCGTCAATACCAAAAACAACTGTTCGTTTGAGGACCTCAGCGCTCTCTTACAAGCATTGGGCTTTTCCGTGCGACAACCTCGACGTGGCGGTTCCCATTACACCTTCAAGCACACGATTTATACGATCACCGTTCCCTACGCGCGACCGGTCAAGCGCTGCTATGTTCGTGAGGTCCTCGAGATAGTAGCACCGCTGATTGCAAGTAGCCAAGAGAACGGTGATTCGGAGGGACATCAATGA
- a CDS encoding type II toxin-antitoxin system HicB family antitoxin: MKTPTADPAEKYLTLPYSRELVPEDDGTWYARIVELSGCMTVGDTPEEALANLDDAMASWIEAKLEAQEEIPEPLASSDFSGKFLVRIPKSLHREVKKAADRDGVSLNQLVTMALARLVGAPTSSR, encoded by the coding sequence ATGAAGACGCCGACAGCTGACCCTGCAGAGAAATATCTCACGCTTCCGTATTCGCGAGAACTTGTACCGGAAGACGATGGAACGTGGTACGCTCGCATCGTCGAACTCTCCGGCTGCATGACGGTCGGCGACACGCCTGAGGAGGCGCTCGCAAACCTCGACGATGCGATGGCATCGTGGATCGAAGCGAAGCTGGAAGCGCAGGAAGAGATTCCCGAGCCGCTCGCGTCTTCGGACTTCAGCGGCAAGTTTCTCGTGCGCATCCCTAAGTCGCTTCACCGCGAGGTGAAGAAGGCGGCCGATCGCGACGGCGTGAGCCTAAATCAGCTCGTTACTATGGCGCTTGCGCGTTTGGTTGGCGCACCGACATCGTCGCGTTGA
- a CDS encoding DUF2384 domain-containing protein translates to MYEQVAAHGRADYNDMRAMLERGGFVRLESRRDSAHVLFRRGPEMISVPLSKPVNVSYIERVIDIVEEGSYIAEPHDEGSALEERDDPIRALARLYEGTSADADRAVRAGLPSITWGHLVQVGYTPQELAAIVGCSEEAIARKHDRREVLDVAEGDRTMRLVRITGDAIAAFGDPAKAVRWMRKPNRALSGERPIDAVVTEHGLSLVRRAVGVVAYGGVA, encoded by the coding sequence TTGTACGAACAGGTGGCGGCACACGGACGCGCGGACTACAACGACATGCGAGCGATGCTGGAGAGGGGTGGTTTCGTGCGGCTGGAGAGCCGGCGCGACAGTGCTCACGTCCTTTTTCGCCGGGGACCAGAGATGATCTCCGTTCCCTTGTCGAAACCCGTTAATGTCTCGTATATCGAGCGTGTGATCGATATCGTCGAAGAGGGGTCATATATCGCCGAGCCTCATGACGAGGGATCGGCATTGGAAGAACGCGACGATCCTATTCGCGCGCTGGCGCGCCTCTATGAAGGCACCAGCGCAGACGCCGATCGTGCGGTTCGTGCCGGCTTACCGTCGATCACGTGGGGACATCTGGTTCAAGTCGGGTACACACCTCAAGAGCTTGCGGCGATCGTCGGATGCAGTGAAGAGGCGATCGCGCGCAAGCACGATCGACGAGAGGTACTTGACGTCGCAGAGGGCGATCGGACCATGCGACTGGTACGTATCACCGGCGATGCGATCGCGGCGTTTGGCGATCCGGCCAAGGCGGTGCGCTGGATGCGAAAGCCAAATCGAGCGCTAAGCGGAGAGCGCCCGATCGATGCAGTCGTCACCGAGCACGGCCTCTCTCTCGTCCGTCGAGCGGTAGGGGTCGTCGCATACGGCGGAGTCGCATGA
- a CDS encoding RES domain-containing protein — MIRAWRLTRRTHAVPSSAAFSGRGAELNGGRWNAVGTPAAYGSASAALAALEYLVHVDPEELPADLVFAEVSFDEVDVESCTPPPGWRESGSETAVTFGEAWLHEQRSLVLAVPSAVIAFEMNYVFNPAHDRAGTLTVAENLIDFIFDDRLLPLSGRQEHPRQGP, encoded by the coding sequence ATGATACGCGCCTGGCGCTTGACGCGCCGGACGCACGCGGTTCCTTCGAGTGCCGCATTCAGCGGAAGAGGAGCGGAGCTGAATGGTGGCCGCTGGAACGCGGTTGGAACACCAGCTGCTTATGGGTCGGCTTCCGCAGCGCTGGCGGCGCTGGAATATCTCGTCCACGTCGATCCCGAAGAGCTGCCAGCTGATCTCGTATTCGCCGAAGTTTCTTTCGACGAAGTAGATGTGGAGAGTTGCACCCCGCCACCGGGCTGGCGCGAGAGTGGCTCGGAAACAGCGGTCACCTTCGGCGAAGCATGGCTCCATGAACAACGGAGCTTGGTCCTCGCCGTGCCATCCGCCGTGATTGCATTCGAAATGAATTACGTTTTCAATCCGGCACACGATAGGGCCGGGACGCTCACCGTCGCTGAAAATCTGATCGACTTCATCTTCGACGATCGCTTACTGCCGCTGAGTGGCCGCCAGGAGCACCCCCGACAGGGTCCCTGA
- a CDS encoding HD domain-containing protein gives MQLSVSTRHGDQRLAEALNEQTRELAAAALDLVPPPDRTVAAEILVMRFVERFAGAVGAADWTRLLNWVDLSCRRYAGILPVGTLVAAAAKAIADELDDVPGVRISSGELEVVCAEVDRLAARPRLVRDAARHEALDEIDVALDDLITRLDGADQLTAEHSRAVSTWCARLAQRLALAKHDAVFVTRAGLVHDVGKITTPLSILNAPRTLDEEEMAVMRNHAVAGAAIVSEIPLVAHLTPAVRNHHERFDGRGYPDGLRASTIPIATRIVTVADAFNAMIGRRPYRPPFSPAVALERLEANRGTQFDPIVVDAMIDVVTNRAQQERL, from the coding sequence ATGCAGCTCAGCGTCAGTACGCGACACGGCGACCAACGGCTCGCCGAGGCGCTCAACGAACAAACCCGGGAGCTCGCTGCGGCGGCGCTCGATTTGGTCCCCCCGCCCGACCGTACCGTGGCGGCGGAAATTCTCGTCATGCGGTTCGTCGAGCGCTTCGCCGGCGCGGTGGGAGCGGCCGACTGGACGCGGCTGCTCAACTGGGTCGACCTGAGCTGCCGCCGGTACGCCGGAATTCTGCCGGTCGGGACGCTCGTCGCCGCCGCCGCGAAGGCGATCGCCGACGAGCTCGACGACGTCCCCGGCGTGCGGATCAGCTCCGGCGAGCTCGAGGTGGTCTGCGCCGAGGTCGACCGGCTGGCGGCGCGGCCGCGGCTCGTGCGCGACGCGGCGCGCCACGAGGCGCTCGACGAGATCGACGTCGCGCTCGACGATTTGATCACCCGCCTCGACGGCGCCGACCAGCTCACCGCCGAGCACTCGCGCGCGGTTTCGACGTGGTGCGCGCGGCTCGCGCAGCGGCTCGCGCTCGCCAAGCACGACGCGGTCTTCGTGACCCGCGCCGGACTGGTGCACGACGTCGGCAAGATCACCACGCCCCTCTCGATTCTCAACGCACCACGCACGCTCGACGAAGAAGAGATGGCGGTGATGCGCAACCACGCGGTCGCGGGCGCGGCGATCGTGTCGGAGATTCCGCTCGTCGCACACCTCACGCCCGCGGTGCGCAACCATCACGAGCGCTTCGACGGGCGCGGCTATCCCGACGGCTTGCGCGCCAGCACGATCCCGATCGCGACGCGCATCGTCACCGTCGCCGACGCGTTCAACGCGATGATCGGGCGGCGTCCGTACCGCCCGCCGTTCTCTCCCGCGGTCGCGCTCGAGCGGCTCGAAGCGAATCGCGGCACGCAATTCGATCCTATCGTCGTCGACGCGATGATCGACGTCGTCACCAACCGCGCCCAACAGGAGCGTCTCTGA
- a CDS encoding peptidase S8 has protein sequence MRKAFAVPALATLTIAALLAGCTGGGVSSLTPSDSGHALYASNQSRALPAQSPTPTPAATPTPSGGLLGGLLGGVLGLVGGLVGCVAGTLTSAGCHSAQNTNVAATSSYQNGLGARDLWSAYALAAPQFGAVANGRTIAVVTAYPAPNAESDLAAYRRAFGMPACTSSNGCFKVIAQGSSAPVPAWAMETDIDLAMASVGCPTCRLVLVEAASSEIAALAAAEDAAAALHPAAITNSYGVPESADSSALASHWNHPGVAITASAGDAKSATFPATLASVTAVGGTVLAKDRAVARGWSEAPWTNSGAGCSTQELKPDWQTDSYGCANRAVADVSAVATSNPGIAIYDKAAGGWIVVTGTSVAAPLVAGLYAAAGNYPSTAVGAGGIYANASKLHPLAGAFSQGTPDGLGAF, from the coding sequence ATGCGCAAGGCTTTCGCTGTCCCCGCGCTCGCGACGCTGACCATCGCCGCGCTCCTCGCCGGCTGCACGGGCGGCGGCGTTTCCTCACTGACGCCCAGCGACTCCGGCCACGCGCTGTACGCGTCGAACCAATCCCGCGCGCTCCCCGCGCAGTCGCCCACGCCGACGCCGGCAGCCACGCCGACGCCGTCGGGCGGCCTGCTCGGCGGCCTCCTCGGCGGCGTGCTCGGGCTCGTCGGTGGGCTCGTCGGATGCGTCGCCGGCACGCTGACGTCCGCCGGTTGTCACAGCGCGCAAAACACGAACGTGGCAGCGACGTCGTCGTACCAGAACGGACTCGGGGCGCGAGATCTGTGGTCGGCGTACGCCTTGGCGGCGCCGCAGTTCGGCGCGGTTGCGAACGGCCGCACGATCGCGGTCGTCACCGCGTATCCGGCACCGAACGCGGAGAGCGATCTCGCCGCGTACCGCCGCGCGTTCGGGATGCCGGCATGCACCTCGTCGAACGGCTGCTTCAAAGTGATCGCGCAAGGTTCGAGCGCACCGGTTCCCGCGTGGGCGATGGAGACCGATATCGACCTCGCGATGGCGTCGGTCGGATGCCCCACGTGCCGGCTGGTGCTGGTGGAAGCCGCGAGCAGCGAGATCGCAGCGCTGGCCGCCGCCGAAGACGCCGCGGCAGCGCTGCATCCGGCCGCGATCACCAACAGCTACGGCGTGCCGGAATCCGCCGACAGCTCCGCGCTGGCCTCGCACTGGAATCATCCCGGGGTCGCGATCACCGCCAGTGCGGGCGACGCGAAGAGCGCCACGTTCCCGGCAACGCTCGCGTCGGTGACGGCCGTCGGCGGCACGGTGTTGGCGAAGGACCGCGCGGTCGCGCGCGGCTGGTCGGAGGCTCCGTGGACGAACTCGGGCGCCGGCTGCAGCACGCAGGAACTCAAGCCGGACTGGCAGACCGACTCGTACGGTTGCGCGAACCGCGCCGTCGCCGACGTCTCGGCGGTCGCCACGTCGAATCCGGGGATCGCGATCTACGACAAGGCCGCGGGCGGCTGGATCGTGGTGACGGGAACGAGCGTCGCGGCGCCGCTGGTCGCGGGCCTGTACGCGGCGGCCGGCAACTATCCGAGCACGGCGGTCGGCGCCGGCGGGATCTACGCGAACGCGAGCAAGCTGCACCCGCTCGCCGGCGCGTTCTCGCAAGGGACGCCGGACGGCCTGGGAGCGTTCTGA
- a CDS encoding DoxX family protein has protein sequence MNALFVAVPAATILANAGAGFADLAKAKFVLKTSTEVGVPRSWLPGLAGLKLAGAAGLLLGLLGVPVIQTAAAAGLVLYFIGALIAHARAGVFYNIAFPGFYFCLALASLLLSRAR, from the coding sequence ATGAACGCGCTCTTCGTGGCGGTGCCCGCGGCGACGATCTTGGCGAACGCGGGAGCAGGGTTCGCCGATCTCGCAAAGGCGAAATTCGTGCTGAAGACCTCTACCGAAGTCGGGGTCCCACGCTCGTGGCTGCCGGGGCTCGCCGGTCTCAAGTTGGCGGGCGCCGCAGGGCTGCTGCTCGGCCTGCTCGGCGTGCCCGTGATACAAACGGCGGCAGCTGCCGGGCTGGTGCTGTACTTTATCGGCGCACTGATAGCACACGCACGCGCAGGGGTGTTCTACAACATCGCCTTTCCTGGATTCTATTTCTGTTTGGCCCTTGCTTCACTGCTGCTTTCGCGCGCAAGGTGA
- a CDS encoding ATP-dependent Clp protease ATP-binding subunit produces MRISGAREEASTPTAIADDTARLARILADEVSPRWLRELHSYLAVKSQFVLYGNVRDTVAIPVGPNAYDLRTVTEAVVDTLALRGYEHVCTVDPVHGVTLLTPTDAANEEGRVRASILWAEGLGRGLIQEFSRDESSGRTRAAAPFPAAVEFAERVAHDRSARAAVLFDYLMGSQNFGAFVRALVASYEAQADRWFNPILWLADRENDLPPWLSLGNPRVRVLSVARPDKLVRRTIASSLLRGIRGYDALSSEDQNRVVDEFTLQTDGMTLNDLSLIANFCADRGLDASRIAEGARSYKLGITENPWARMGRRELIQAEARMRERVCGQEPAVTKTLDIIRRALKGLSGAQHGGGITTKPKGVLFFAGPTGVGKTELAKSLTEGLFGDERSYIRFDMSEFNHEHADQRLIGAPPGYIGFDAGGELTDAVRERPCSVILFDEIEKAHGRILDKFLQILDEGQLTSGKGERVYFSDSIIIFTSNLGITSELEQQRGKISYAEVEERIRRGVTRYFKDELGRPELLNRIGDNIVVFNFIAPDVADQILDKMLRNVIARLAKTQKIELRIDDAVCKQLSVHVKSDLSNGGRGIGNALESLLINPLGRVLWDLDVAEGTAIRVTQLAFEDGVPVLQAERLQG; encoded by the coding sequence ATGCGCATCAGCGGGGCGCGCGAAGAGGCAAGTACGCCGACGGCGATCGCAGACGACACCGCCCGGCTGGCGCGCATCCTCGCCGACGAGGTGAGTCCGCGCTGGCTCCGTGAGCTGCACAGCTACCTCGCGGTCAAGTCGCAGTTCGTCCTGTACGGCAACGTGCGGGACACCGTCGCGATCCCGGTCGGTCCGAACGCCTACGATCTGCGCACGGTCACCGAGGCGGTCGTCGACACGCTCGCGCTGCGTGGCTACGAACACGTGTGCACCGTCGATCCGGTCCACGGCGTGACCTTGCTGACGCCGACCGACGCGGCCAACGAGGAAGGCCGCGTTCGGGCGTCGATCCTGTGGGCCGAAGGGCTCGGCCGCGGTTTGATCCAGGAGTTTTCCCGCGACGAGAGCTCGGGCCGCACGCGCGCCGCGGCGCCGTTCCCGGCTGCCGTCGAGTTCGCCGAGCGCGTCGCGCACGACCGCAGCGCGCGCGCCGCCGTTTTGTTCGACTACCTCATGGGGAGCCAGAACTTCGGCGCCTTCGTGCGCGCGCTCGTCGCGAGCTATGAAGCGCAGGCCGATCGCTGGTTCAATCCGATCCTGTGGTTGGCGGATCGCGAAAACGACCTGCCGCCGTGGCTCTCGCTCGGCAACCCGCGCGTTCGCGTCCTCTCCGTCGCGCGTCCGGACAAGCTCGTGCGCCGCACGATCGCATCGTCGCTGCTGCGCGGGATTCGCGGCTACGACGCGCTCAGCTCCGAGGACCAGAACCGCGTCGTCGACGAGTTCACCTTGCAGACCGACGGGATGACGCTGAACGATCTCTCGCTGATCGCGAACTTCTGCGCGGACCGGGGCCTCGACGCGTCGCGAATCGCCGAGGGCGCGCGCAGCTACAAGCTCGGCATCACCGAGAACCCCTGGGCCAGAATGGGACGGCGGGAGCTGATCCAGGCGGAGGCGCGCATGCGCGAGCGCGTCTGCGGTCAGGAGCCCGCGGTCACGAAGACGCTCGACATCATTCGGCGCGCGCTGAAAGGTCTGTCGGGCGCGCAGCACGGCGGCGGCATCACCACCAAACCGAAGGGCGTCCTGTTTTTCGCCGGCCCGACCGGCGTCGGAAAGACCGAGCTCGCGAAGAGCCTCACGGAAGGGTTGTTCGGCGACGAGCGCTCGTACATCCGGTTCGACATGAGCGAGTTCAACCACGAGCACGCCGACCAGCGGCTGATCGGCGCGCCGCCGGGCTACATCGGCTTCGACGCCGGCGGCGAGCTGACCGACGCCGTGCGCGAGCGGCCGTGCTCGGTCATCCTGTTCGACGAGATCGAGAAAGCCCACGGCAGAATCCTCGACAAGTTCCTGCAGATCCTCGACGAGGGCCAGCTCACCAGCGGCAAAGGCGAGCGCGTCTACTTCAGCGACTCGATCATCATCTTCACCTCGAACCTCGGCATCACCAGCGAGCTCGAGCAGCAGCGAGGGAAGATCTCGTACGCGGAGGTCGAGGAGCGCATCCGGCGCGGGGTTACGCGGTACTTCAAAGACGAGCTCGGCCGGCCGGAGCTGCTGAACCGAATCGGCGACAACATCGTCGTGTTCAACTTCATCGCCCCCGACGTCGCCGATCAAATCCTCGACAAAATGCTGCGGAACGTCATTGCGAGGCTCGCCAAGACGCAGAAGATCGAATTGAGAATCGACGACGCGGTCTGCAAACAGCTCTCTGTGCACGTCAAGTCCGATCTGTCGAATGGCGGCCGCGGGATCGGAAACGCGCTCGAGTCGTTGCTGATCAACCCGCTCGGCCGGGTGCTCTGGGACCTCGACGTCGCCGAAGGAACGGCGATACGCGTCACGCAGCTGGCGTTCGAAGACGGCGTGCCGGTACTCCAGGCCGAGCGGCTGCAGGGTTGA
- a CDS encoding sigma-70 family RNA polymerase sigma factor, whose amino-acid sequence MSDVKDVAGLSDLARAASTGMEQDYEALVDALWPNAYRIAWSILSERTAAEDAAQAACAAICAKLPSLSDARAFPGWAYRIIVSQARDHARARARRRRREAVGYENASGVSTRDDPSARLDLEAAIGSLPEPLRLVLELRYFVGLSSSEAGRVLGVPAATVRFRLMIARQRLRPLLSDSTAPATAPEAAS is encoded by the coding sequence TTGTCCGATGTGAAGGATGTCGCCGGGCTCTCGGACTTGGCGCGAGCCGCCTCGACCGGGATGGAACAGGACTACGAAGCGCTCGTGGACGCGCTGTGGCCGAACGCGTACCGGATCGCGTGGTCGATCCTGAGCGAGCGCACCGCCGCGGAAGATGCGGCGCAGGCAGCGTGCGCCGCGATCTGCGCGAAGCTGCCGAGCCTCTCCGACGCGCGGGCCTTCCCCGGCTGGGCGTACCGGATCATCGTCTCACAGGCTCGCGATCACGCTCGCGCGCGAGCGCGCCGGCGGCGGCGGGAGGCGGTCGGCTATGAAAATGCGAGTGGCGTCTCGACACGCGACGATCCGAGCGCTCGGCTCGACCTCGAAGCGGCGATCGGCTCGCTGCCCGAGCCGTTGCGGCTCGTGCTCGAGCTCCGGTATTTCGTGGGCTTGTCGAGCAGCGAGGCCGGCCGCGTCCTCGGCGTACCGGCCGCGACGGTGCGCTTCCGGCTGATGATCGCCCGGCAGCGCTTGCGGCCACTTCTCAGCGATTCGACCGCGCCGGCAACGGCGCCGGAGGCGGCATCATGA
- a CDS encoding SDR family oxidoreductase — protein MNLQDKVAVVTGAATGIGRAIATQFVRDGAKVVIDYVGPSDKADDLAHALDTVGSAVAVAADVSDEQQVDMLVQHAVKTFGRLDVFVNNAGIEQKHPFLETPTEYWHKVVAVNLTGPFLCSRRAAKQMVDQGGGGRIINISSVHEDITMPGNAAYCATKGGLRMLTRTIAVELAPHGITVNNVAPGAVDTPMDADLKRDRSEMERLLNEIPLHRMAQPQEIAALCAFLASDQAAYVTGATYVIDGGLMRKSGSL, from the coding sequence ATGAACCTGCAAGACAAAGTCGCCGTCGTCACCGGCGCCGCCACCGGGATCGGGCGCGCCATCGCGACGCAGTTCGTCCGCGACGGCGCGAAGGTCGTCATCGACTACGTCGGCCCGAGCGACAAAGCCGACGACCTCGCCCACGCGCTCGACACGGTCGGGAGCGCGGTGGCGGTCGCGGCCGACGTGAGCGACGAGCAGCAGGTCGACATGCTCGTCCAGCACGCGGTGAAGACGTTCGGGCGGCTGGACGTCTTCGTCAACAACGCCGGGATCGAGCAGAAGCACCCGTTCCTCGAAACGCCGACCGAGTACTGGCACAAGGTCGTCGCGGTGAACCTGACCGGGCCGTTCCTGTGCAGCCGGCGCGCCGCCAAGCAGATGGTCGATCAAGGCGGCGGCGGGCGCATCATCAACATCTCCTCGGTGCACGAGGACATCACGATGCCCGGCAACGCCGCGTACTGCGCGACCAAAGGCGGTCTGCGGATGCTGACGCGCACGATCGCGGTCGAGCTGGCGCCGCACGGGATCACGGTGAACAACGTCGCGCCGGGCGCGGTCGACACGCCGATGGACGCGGACCTCAAACGAGACCGCAGCGAGATGGAGAGGCTGCTGAACGAGATTCCTTTGCACCGCATGGCCCAGCCGCAGGAGATCGCCGCGCTGTGCGCCTTCCTGGCCTCGGACCAAGCCGCGTACGTCACCGGCGCGACGTACGTGATCGACGGCGGGTTGATGCGCAAATCCGGAAGCCTCTGA
- a CDS encoding NAD(P)/FAD-dependent oxidoreductase, translated as MSARVVVLGTGFAGLTLARALARHRREPQLALTAVNRQNFALFTPLLPEVASGALESRHVAEPFRTSVPRARFVLGEVEHVDFERRSVSTRHPVTGKVNGIAYDQLVIALGAVSTTHGVPGADAHALPLKTLNDAVRLRAHLIRSLEAATVADAGERRALLTVAVVGGGFTGVEAAGETFAYLNRMRREYPALGSERVRVVLVAGGARLLEQFPERFSERARAMLTRRGVELILRDDVASVDAGGLTLKSGVRHAAKTVVWAAGVRVPELVEKLDVPHAAHHAIAVNADLSVPQRPGVWALGDCAHVPKPGGGAYPQTAQHAVREAALLARNLVASLRGGATRPMRYRSLGMMASLGDREGLADLGGRALIAGLPAWLLWRAYYLSRLHGAYRKTRVALDWTLSLPFPPDIASIGSSS; from the coding sequence GTGAGCGCGCGCGTCGTCGTCCTCGGCACCGGCTTCGCCGGCCTCACCCTTGCGCGCGCGCTCGCACGGCACCGCCGCGAGCCGCAGCTCGCGCTCACCGCGGTGAACCGCCAGAACTTCGCGCTCTTCACCCCGCTGCTGCCGGAGGTCGCGAGCGGCGCGCTGGAGTCGCGCCACGTCGCCGAACCGTTCCGCACCAGCGTGCCGCGCGCGCGGTTCGTGCTGGGCGAGGTCGAGCACGTCGACTTCGAGCGGCGCAGCGTCTCCACGCGCCACCCGGTCACCGGCAAGGTGAACGGCATCGCGTACGACCAGCTGGTGATCGCGCTCGGCGCGGTCAGCACGACGCACGGCGTCCCCGGCGCGGACGCACACGCGCTCCCGCTGAAAACGCTGAACGACGCGGTCCGCCTGCGCGCGCATTTGATCCGTTCGCTCGAAGCCGCGACCGTCGCGGACGCCGGCGAACGGCGCGCGCTGCTCACCGTCGCCGTGGTGGGCGGCGGTTTCACCGGCGTCGAGGCGGCCGGCGAGACGTTTGCGTACCTGAACCGCATGCGGCGCGAGTATCCCGCGCTCGGCTCCGAGCGCGTTCGCGTCGTGCTGGTCGCCGGTGGTGCGCGCCTGCTGGAGCAGTTCCCTGAGCGGTTCTCCGAGCGCGCGCGCGCGATGCTCACCCGGCGCGGCGTCGAGCTGATCCTGCGCGACGATGTCGCGTCGGTGGACGCGGGCGGTCTTACCTTGAAATCCGGCGTTCGCCACGCAGCGAAGACGGTGGTGTGGGCGGCCGGCGTGCGCGTCCCGGAGCTGGTCGAGAAGCTCGACGTCCCGCACGCCGCGCACCACGCGATCGCGGTGAACGCCGATCTCTCGGTGCCGCAGCGGCCCGGCGTGTGGGCGCTCGGCGACTGTGCGCACGTGCCGAAGCCGGGCGGCGGCGCGTATCCGCAGACGGCGCAGCACGCGGTGCGCGAAGCGGCCCTCCTCGCGCGCAACCTCGTCGCGTCGCTGCGCGGCGGCGCGACGCGCCCGATGCGCTATCGCTCGCTGGGGATGATGGCCTCGCTCGGCGACCGCGAAGGCCTCGCCGACCTCGGCGGCCGCGCGCTCATTGCCGGCCTGCCCGCGTGGCTGCTGTGGCGCGCGTACTATCTCTCGCGTCTGCACGGCGCGTACCGCAAGACGCGCGTCGCGCTGGACTGGACGCTCTCACTCCCCTTTCCACCCGACATCGCGAGCATCGGATCATCGTCATGA
- a CDS encoding sugar phosphate isomerase/epimerase: MWTFGISEVTTWPWRYDEDLARYAQLGARAIEVWEFKLAGDTGARREQLAAARPHGLGVSSFQAAVHSLFPTRMQPEPASLDARRDAFLRALESAAPLLPGTVFVLNTGIARDGDVQRAFETTVGAYRELARRAADAGVRLALEPLHPLAMNEDTFAWNLEDARDVVDAVGHDALGICADIWNLAGQHDLRTRLAACGDRLFVAQVSDYRRPRSYLDRLAIGDGSLDFAPFLAGLRDARFAGPLVLEIFSKDVPDSLYDGDLHAVVSRSRDALARLIGAPPSA; encoded by the coding sequence ATGTGGACGTTCGGCATCAGCGAGGTCACGACGTGGCCGTGGCGCTACGACGAAGATCTCGCGCGGTACGCGCAGCTCGGCGCGCGCGCGATCGAGGTGTGGGAGTTCAAGCTCGCCGGCGATACGGGAGCGCGGCGCGAGCAGCTCGCCGCGGCGCGCCCGCACGGGCTCGGCGTCTCGTCGTTTCAGGCCGCCGTGCACTCGCTCTTCCCGACGCGCATGCAGCCCGAGCCCGCGAGCCTCGACGCGCGGCGGGACGCCTTTCTGCGCGCGCTCGAATCGGCGGCGCCGCTGCTGCCGGGCACGGTGTTCGTGCTGAACACCGGGATCGCGCGCGACGGCGACGTGCAGCGCGCGTTCGAGACGACCGTCGGCGCGTACCGTGAGCTCGCGCGCCGCGCGGCTGACGCGGGCGTGCGGCTCGCGCTCGAGCCCTTGCACCCGCTGGCGATGAACGAGGACACCTTCGCGTGGAACCTCGAGGACGCGCGCGACGTCGTCGACGCCGTCGGCCACGACGCGCTCGGCATCTGCGCGGACATTTGGAATCTCGCCGGCCAGCACGATCTTCGGACGCGGCTCGCAGCCTGCGGCGACCGCCTCTTCGTCGCGCAAGTCTCCGACTATCGGAGACCGCGCTCGTACCTGGACCGGCTCGCCATCGGCGACGGCTCGCTCGACTTCGCGCCGTTCCTCGCCGGCTTGCGCGACGCGCGCTTCGCGGGGCCGCTCGTGCTCGAGATCTTCTCGAAGGACGTGCCCGACTCGCTGTACGACGGTGATCTTCACGCGGTCGTCTCCCGCAGCCGCGACGCGCTGGCACGCCTCATCGGCGCGCCGCCCAGCGCATGA